In Janthinobacterium sp. J1-1, a single genomic region encodes these proteins:
- a CDS encoding GMC family oxidoreductase N-terminal domain-containing protein has translation MESAGEFDYIIIGGGTAGCVLANRLTRDQNANVLLVEAGGKDDYVWIHIPVGYLHCIGNPRTDWLYSTQADAGLGGRSLIYPRGKVLGGSSSINGMIYMRGQAQDYDRWAELAGDASWGWDQVLPLFRQSEDYHGGASSHHGAGGEWRVEKQRLSWDILNAFRDAAEQVGIPKTPDFNRGDNSGSSYFDVNQRRGIRWNTSKAFLKPASRRPNLTIMTGCHVERLQISASDNGPRCTGITFTGGGTQWQATARRETLLTAGAIGSPHLLQLSGIGPAALLRQHGIAPMVDAPGVGGNLQDHLQLRMVFKVQGVKTLNMMAGNLLGRMQIGLQYALFQSGPMSMAPSQLGAFARSDPGQATPNLQYHVQPLSLDKFGTPLHAFPAFTASVCNLRPTSRGQVQLASNDSYAPPSIALNYLSTPEDRQVAADALRLTRSIVAAPALQRFAPQEYKPGPQYQTQAELVQAASEIGTTIFHPVGTCRMGLASDPLSVVDSQLRVIGVAGLRVVDASIMPYITSGNTNSPTVMIAEKAAHMIQKCWKPETV, from the coding sequence TTGGAATCGGCAGGCGAATTCGACTACATCATCATCGGTGGCGGTACGGCAGGGTGCGTGCTGGCCAACCGGCTCACGCGCGACCAGAACGCCAACGTCTTGCTGGTGGAAGCGGGCGGCAAGGACGACTATGTGTGGATACACATTCCTGTCGGCTACCTGCATTGCATCGGCAATCCGCGCACCGACTGGCTGTATTCCACCCAGGCCGATGCGGGCCTGGGCGGGCGCAGCCTGATTTATCCACGTGGAAAAGTGCTGGGCGGCAGCTCGTCCATCAACGGCATGATTTATATGCGCGGCCAGGCACAGGACTATGACCGCTGGGCCGAGCTCGCCGGCGACGCGTCCTGGGGCTGGGACCAGGTGCTGCCGCTGTTCCGGCAAAGCGAGGATTATCATGGCGGCGCATCGAGCCACCACGGCGCCGGCGGCGAATGGCGGGTGGAAAAACAGCGCTTGTCATGGGATATCCTGAACGCTTTCCGTGATGCGGCGGAACAGGTCGGCATCCCGAAAACGCCGGATTTTAATCGCGGCGACAACAGCGGCAGCAGCTATTTCGACGTCAACCAGCGCCGCGGCATCCGCTGGAATACCTCGAAAGCGTTCTTGAAGCCGGCCTCGCGCCGGCCCAATCTGACCATCATGACGGGCTGCCACGTGGAACGGCTGCAGATCAGCGCCTCGGATAACGGTCCGCGCTGCACCGGCATCACGTTTACGGGCGGCGGCACGCAGTGGCAGGCGACGGCGCGGCGCGAAACGCTGCTGACGGCTGGCGCCATCGGTTCACCGCATCTGCTGCAATTGTCCGGCATCGGTCCGGCCGCCTTGCTGCGGCAACATGGCATCGCGCCCATGGTCGACGCCCCTGGCGTGGGCGGCAATCTGCAGGATCATTTGCAGCTGCGCATGGTGTTCAAGGTGCAGGGTGTGAAAACCTTGAACATGATGGCTGGCAATTTGCTGGGCAGGATGCAGATCGGCTTGCAATATGCGCTGTTCCAGAGCGGGCCGATGTCGATGGCGCCGTCGCAGCTGGGCGCGTTTGCCCGCTCCGACCCGGGCCAGGCCACGCCGAATCTGCAATATCACGTACAGCCCTTGTCGCTCGACAAATTCGGCACGCCCTTGCATGCGTTTCCCGCATTTACGGCCAGCGTCTGCAATCTGCGCCCGACCTCGCGCGGACAAGTACAACTGGCGTCGAACGACAGTTATGCGCCACCAAGCATTGCCCTCAATTACCTGAGTACGCCGGAAGACCGCCAGGTGGCGGCGGACGCCTTGCGCCTGACGCGCAGCATCGTCGCCGCGCCGGCCTTGCAGCGGTTTGCGCCGCAGGAATACAAGCCGGGTCCGCAATACCAGACGCAAGCCGAGCTGGTGCAGGCGGCCAGCGAGATCGGCACGACGATTTTCCATCCTGTCGGTACTTGCCGCATGGGCTTGGCCAGCGATCCTTTATCGGTGGTCGACAGCCAGTTGCGGGTGATCGGCGTGGCGGGCTTGCGCGTGGTCGATGCCTCCATCATGCCGTATATCACTTCGGGCAATACCAACTCGCCGACCGTGATGATCGCGGAAAAGGCGGCGCACATGATACAAAAATGCTGGAAACCCGAGACGGTTTGA
- a CDS encoding ABC transporter ATP-binding protein produces MSNIILETRNLTKEFKGFTAVSDVNLQVERGHIHALIGPNGAGKTTCFNLLTKFLVPTSGQILFNGKDITAAKPAQIARMGVIRSFQISAVFPHLSVLQNVRIGLQRQLGTSFYFWQSERALNQLNDRAMALLAEVDLTEFADTITVDMPYGRKRALEIATTLAMEPEMMLLDEPTQGMGHEDVHRVTELIKKVSAGRTILMVEHNMSVVSGICDKISVLQRGAMLAEGSYAEVSRNPQVMEAYMGTTHAELEGAH; encoded by the coding sequence ATGTCAAACATCATCTTGGAAACAAGAAATTTGACCAAGGAATTCAAGGGCTTCACCGCTGTGAGCGATGTGAACCTGCAAGTGGAACGCGGCCATATCCACGCCTTGATCGGCCCTAACGGCGCCGGCAAGACCACGTGTTTTAACCTGCTCACGAAATTCCTGGTTCCCACTTCCGGACAGATCCTGTTCAATGGAAAAGATATCACGGCCGCGAAACCGGCCCAGATCGCCCGCATGGGGGTGATCCGTTCTTTCCAGATTTCCGCCGTTTTCCCGCATCTGTCGGTGCTGCAGAATGTGCGCATCGGCTTGCAGCGCCAGCTCGGTACCTCGTTTTATTTCTGGCAAAGCGAACGCGCCTTGAACCAGCTCAACGACCGCGCCATGGCTTTGCTCGCTGAAGTGGACCTTACCGAGTTTGCCGATACCATCACGGTCGACATGCCATACGGCCGCAAGCGCGCGCTCGAGATCGCCACCACCCTGGCGATGGAGCCGGAAATGATGCTGCTCGATGAACCGACGCAGGGCATGGGCCACGAAGACGTGCACCGCGTCACCGAGCTGATCAAGAAGGTCTCGGCCGGCCGCACCATCCTGATGGTGGAACACAATATGAGCGTGGTCTCCGGTATCTGCGACAAGATTTCCGTGCTGCAGCGCGGCGCCATGCTGGCCGAGGGCAGTTATGCGGAAGTGTCGCGCAATCCGCAGGTGATGGAAGCGTATATGGGCACCACCCACGCCGAACTGGAAGGAGCGCATTGA
- a CDS encoding ABC transporter ATP-binding protein, producing the protein MTSANKAPALEISQLQTWYGESHILHDVNLKVQQGEVVTLLGRNGAGRTTTLRAIMGLTGARTGSIKVNGVEAIGLATHKIAHLGIGYCPEERGIFSSLSTEENLMLPPNLASGEKGMSVAEIYAMFPNLQERRHSQGTRLSGGEQQMLAVARILRTGARLLLLDEISEGLAPVIVQGLARMITTLKAKGYTIVMVEQNFRFAAPLADRFYVMEHGQIVETFAASELEAKMPVLTELLGV; encoded by the coding sequence ATGACGTCTGCAAACAAAGCGCCGGCGCTGGAAATTTCGCAGCTGCAAACCTGGTATGGCGAGTCGCACATCTTGCATGATGTGAACCTGAAAGTGCAGCAGGGCGAGGTGGTCACTTTGCTGGGCCGCAATGGCGCCGGCCGCACCACCACCTTGCGCGCCATCATGGGCCTGACGGGCGCGCGCACCGGCTCGATCAAGGTCAACGGCGTCGAAGCGATCGGTTTGGCCACGCACAAGATCGCCCACCTGGGCATCGGCTATTGTCCCGAGGAGCGCGGCATTTTTTCTTCGCTGTCGACGGAAGAAAACCTGATGCTGCCGCCCAACCTGGCCAGCGGCGAGAAGGGCATGTCGGTGGCGGAAATCTACGCCATGTTCCCCAACCTGCAGGAGCGCCGCCACAGCCAGGGCACGCGCCTGTCCGGCGGCGAACAGCAGATGCTGGCCGTGGCGCGCATCTTGCGCACGGGCGCGCGCCTGCTGCTGCTCGATGAAATTTCGGAAGGCCTGGCGCCCGTCATCGTGCAGGGCCTGGCGCGCATGATCACCACCCTGAAAGCGAAGGGATACACCATCGTTATGGTGGAGCAGAATTTCCGGTTTGCCGCACCGCTGGCGGACCGGTTTTATGTGATGGAGCATGGTCAGATCGTCGAGACTTTTGCTGCATCCGAACTGGAGGCCAAGATGCCGGTACTGACCGAGCTGCTTGGCGTGTAG
- a CDS encoding ABC transporter substrate-binding protein, with amino-acid sequence MKRNAIAIATAAICAVGFSSFAHAQVSGDTIKIGFISDMSGVYSDVDGLGGAEAIKMAIADAGVVLAGKKVEFISADHQNKADIAASKAREWFDQQGVDMLIGGTNSGASLAMAKVAAEKKKIFVAIGAGSSRLTNEECSPYTVHYAYDTVALARGTGGTIVKQGGKNWYFMTADYAFGHSLEKDTAEVVKAAGGKVLGSVKHPLGASDFSSFLLQAQAAKPQILGLANAGGDAINSIKAANEFGVSKNVRLAGLLIFINDIHSLGLNLTQGMYLTDGWYWDLNPETRAWSKRYFDKMKKEPSMLQAADYSAASNYLKAVKALGTDDSDKVMAYLKKTKINDMFTKNGEVRPDGRMVHDMYLMEVKKPAESKYPWDYYKVVATVPGAQAYLTKAESKCSLWK; translated from the coding sequence ATGAAACGTAACGCTATCGCCATTGCCACCGCTGCCATTTGCGCAGTGGGCTTTTCCTCCTTCGCTCACGCCCAGGTCTCGGGCGACACCATCAAGATCGGTTTTATTTCGGACATGTCGGGCGTCTATTCCGACGTCGATGGCTTGGGTGGCGCCGAAGCCATCAAGATGGCGATCGCCGACGCCGGCGTGGTCCTGGCTGGCAAGAAAGTGGAATTCATTTCCGCCGACCACCAGAACAAGGCCGATATCGCCGCCTCCAAGGCACGCGAGTGGTTCGACCAGCAGGGCGTGGACATGCTGATCGGCGGCACCAATTCCGGCGCCAGCCTGGCGATGGCCAAGGTCGCGGCCGAAAAGAAAAAAATCTTCGTTGCCATCGGCGCCGGCTCCTCGCGCCTGACCAATGAAGAATGCTCGCCGTACACCGTGCACTACGCCTACGACACCGTGGCGCTGGCGCGCGGCACCGGCGGCACCATCGTCAAGCAGGGCGGCAAGAACTGGTATTTCATGACGGCCGACTATGCGTTTGGCCACTCGCTGGAAAAAGACACGGCCGAGGTCGTCAAGGCGGCCGGCGGCAAGGTGCTGGGCAGCGTCAAGCATCCGCTGGGCGCCTCCGACTTCTCGTCCTTTCTGCTGCAGGCGCAAGCGGCCAAGCCACAGATCCTGGGCCTGGCCAATGCCGGTGGCGACGCCATCAACAGCATCAAGGCCGCCAATGAATTCGGCGTGTCGAAAAATGTCAGGCTGGCGGGCTTGCTGATCTTTATCAACGACATCCATTCGCTGGGCCTGAACCTGACGCAGGGCATGTACCTGACCGATGGCTGGTACTGGGATTTGAATCCGGAAACGCGGGCCTGGTCGAAACGCTATTTCGACAAGATGAAGAAAGAGCCGTCGATGCTGCAGGCCGCCGACTACTCGGCAGCAAGCAACTACCTGAAAGCCGTCAAGGCGCTCGGTACCGACGATTCCGACAAGGTCATGGCCTACCTGAAAAAGACCAAGATCAACGACATGTTCACCAAGAACGGCGAAGTGCGTCCCGACGGCCGCATGGTGCACGACATGTATCTGATGGAAGTGAAAAAGCCGGCCGAGTCGAAATACCCATGGGATTACTACAAGGTGGTGGCCACCGTGCCGGGCGCGCAGGCGTACCTGACCAAGGCCGAATCGAAGTGTTCGCTCTGGAAATAA
- a CDS encoding branched-chain amino acid ABC transporter permease: MEIFGVPLQAMMSQLLLGLVNGSFYAMLSLGLAVIFGLLNVINFSHGAMYMMGAFLAWMGLSYFDISYWAMLVIAPVIVGAFGILIEKTMLRWLYKLDHLYGLLLTFGITLIVEGVFRSFYGVSGQPYAVPELLAGATDLGFMILPNYRAWVVVASLVVCLATWFVIEKTKLGAYLRAGTENPKLVEAFGINVPLMVTLTFGFGVALAGFAGVLAAPIIQVSPLMGSNLIIVVFAVVVIGGMGSIMGSILTGLGLGVIEGLTRVFYPEGSATVVFVVMVIVLLLRPAGLFGKEK, encoded by the coding sequence ATGGAAATTTTCGGCGTTCCATTACAAGCGATGATGAGCCAGCTGCTGCTGGGTCTCGTCAACGGCTCGTTCTATGCCATGTTGTCCCTCGGTCTGGCCGTCATCTTTGGCCTGCTCAACGTCATTAATTTTTCGCACGGCGCCATGTACATGATGGGCGCTTTCCTGGCCTGGATGGGCCTGAGCTATTTCGATATCAGCTACTGGGCCATGCTGGTGATCGCCCCGGTCATCGTCGGCGCCTTCGGCATCCTGATCGAAAAAACCATGCTGCGCTGGCTCTATAAGCTCGACCATTTGTATGGCTTGCTGCTGACCTTCGGCATCACGCTGATCGTCGAAGGCGTGTTCCGTTCCTTCTATGGCGTGTCGGGCCAGCCCTACGCCGTGCCGGAATTGCTGGCCGGCGCCACCGATCTGGGCTTCATGATCCTGCCGAACTACCGCGCCTGGGTGGTCGTCGCTTCGCTGGTCGTGTGTCTGGCGACCTGGTTCGTGATCGAAAAAACCAAACTGGGCGCCTACCTGCGGGCCGGCACGGAAAACCCGAAACTGGTGGAAGCGTTCGGCATCAACGTGCCGCTGATGGTGACTCTGACCTTCGGCTTCGGCGTGGCGCTGGCCGGCTTTGCCGGCGTGCTGGCGGCGCCCATCATCCAGGTCTCGCCGCTGATGGGCTCGAACCTGATCATCGTCGTGTTCGCCGTGGTGGTGATCGGCGGCATGGGTTCCATCATGGGTTCGATCCTGACGGGCCTGGGCTTGGGCGTGATCGAGGGCCTGACCCGCGTGTTCTACCCGGAAGGTTCGGCCACCGTGGTGTTCGTGGTGATGGTCATCGTGCTGCTGCTGCGTCCGGCCGGCCTGTTCGGCAAAGAAAAGTAA
- a CDS encoding branched-chain amino acid ABC transporter permease, protein MNKNVGYAVALALALAAPFYGYPVFLMKLLCFALFACAFNLLIGYTGLLSFGHAAFFGGAGYVTGYALRTWGWPTELGLLAGVATGAFLGLVMGGLAIRRQGIYFTMITLALAQMVYFLALRLPFTGGEDGLQGVPRGTLLGTIDLGNDTVLYYVVLAIFIAGFALIVRTIHSPFGQVLKAIKENEPRAISLGYDVNKYKLTAIVLSASLAALAGATKTLVLGFETLTDVYWGMSGLVVLMTLVGGMGTLAGPIIGAVLIIALENKLGDLGTYLATHTGVEWFGTLGESVGIVTGIIFVICVLMFRRGIVGEAIARFGGRAAKPAA, encoded by the coding sequence ATGAATAAGAATGTAGGCTACGCAGTCGCTTTGGCGCTGGCGCTGGCCGCACCGTTTTACGGCTACCCGGTCTTCCTGATGAAGTTGCTGTGCTTTGCCCTGTTTGCCTGCGCCTTCAACTTGCTGATCGGCTATACCGGTTTGCTGTCGTTCGGCCATGCGGCGTTTTTCGGCGGCGCCGGCTATGTCACCGGCTACGCCTTGCGCACCTGGGGCTGGCCGACGGAACTCGGTTTGCTGGCCGGTGTCGCCACCGGCGCCTTTTTGGGGCTGGTGATGGGTGGCCTGGCGATCCGCCGCCAGGGCATCTACTTCACCATGATCACGCTCGCCCTGGCGCAGATGGTGTACTTCCTGGCGCTGCGCCTGCCGTTCACGGGTGGCGAAGATGGTCTGCAAGGTGTTCCACGTGGAACACTGCTCGGCACCATCGACCTCGGCAATGACACCGTGCTGTACTACGTGGTGCTGGCCATCTTTATCGCCGGCTTCGCCCTGATCGTACGCACCATCCATTCGCCGTTCGGGCAAGTGCTCAAGGCGATCAAGGAAAACGAGCCGCGTGCAATCTCCCTGGGCTACGACGTCAACAAGTACAAGCTGACGGCCATCGTCTTGTCCGCTTCGCTGGCGGCCCTGGCCGGCGCCACCAAGACCCTGGTGCTGGGCTTTGAAACCCTGACCGATGTCTACTGGGGCATGTCGGGCCTGGTCGTGCTGATGACCTTGGTCGGCGGCATGGGCACCCTGGCCGGCCCGATCATCGGCGCGGTGCTGATCATTGCCCTGGAAAACAAGCTGGGCGACCTCGGCACCTACCTGGCCACGCACACGGGCGTGGAATGGTTCGGTACCCTGGGTGAGTCGGTGGGCATCGTGACCGGCATCATCTTCGTGATCTGCGTGCTGATGTTCCGGCGCGGTATCGTGGGCGAGGCGATCGCCCGTTTCGGCGGCAGGGCAGCCAAGCCAGCAGCCTGA
- a CDS encoding 3-hydroxybutyrate oligomer hydrolase family protein — protein MTTTILRTGGSLCTLLILTACGSSHTAEDLNQLPAYLGTITRLDVDGRTNDLLTAGLGKTGLAAAAPAYADPEHPTALELRRNAIHANYRAVLDIGASSGYGSLYGPNVDANGVVGGGEGLIAGSEYVAYADDGSGKKNVTLMVQVPASFDPERACIVTGTSSGSRGIYGAIGSSGEWGLKKGCAVAYADKGSGTGLYVFDDDSVNLQNGVRATRTSAGKNAIFAPDLADADRTAFASANPNRIAFKHAHSQQNPEKDWGRATLQAVEFAYYVLNERHGATARDGVAHLARLKPANTITIASSISNGAGAALLAAEQDTKGLISGVAASEPQIQPQPSTAYSVRQGAVTVAGPGRALFDYSTYAALYQPCIASVAGNAGRCTALVAKGLLTGGDLASQQQDAKRRLQAYGWLADSDPLHASHAGTNILVAVTYAYAYGKFSVTDKVCGFSFAQTDALGNPAAYTNAQKAASFATQNGILGNVIYENAVGGARVYTAAVSPSSNLADQALDGFLCLRSLATGNDAVSGTALTGTLAAHSTRVRVGVAEVRATGKLNGKPAIIVQGRSDTLIPVNHASRAYLGLNAAVEGANSKLRYIEVTNANHFDSFSSALPTLVVPLHVYLNRALDAMYAHLRSNQALPPSQVVRTVTRPDAGTPITNLNVPSIAAAPTAANSITLTGAVVNIPD, from the coding sequence ATGACCACCACCATCCTGCGCACCGGCGGCAGCTTGTGCACACTATTGATCCTGACGGCCTGCGGCAGCAGCCACACGGCCGAAGACCTGAACCAGTTGCCGGCCTACCTGGGCACCATCACCCGACTGGATGTCGACGGCAGGACCAATGATTTGTTGACGGCCGGCCTGGGCAAGACGGGACTGGCCGCGGCGGCCCCCGCGTATGCCGATCCCGAGCATCCGACCGCGCTGGAATTGCGCCGCAACGCCATCCACGCCAATTACCGCGCCGTGCTCGATATTGGCGCCAGCAGCGGCTACGGCAGCCTGTACGGCCCGAATGTCGATGCCAATGGCGTGGTGGGCGGCGGCGAAGGCCTGATCGCCGGCAGCGAATACGTAGCGTATGCCGACGATGGCAGCGGCAAGAAAAACGTCACGCTGATGGTGCAGGTACCGGCCAGTTTCGATCCCGAGCGCGCCTGCATCGTCACGGGTACGTCGAGCGGCTCGCGCGGCATCTATGGCGCCATCGGCAGCTCCGGCGAATGGGGGCTGAAAAAAGGCTGCGCCGTGGCCTATGCCGACAAGGGTTCCGGCACCGGCCTGTATGTGTTCGACGACGACAGCGTCAACCTGCAGAACGGTGTGCGCGCCACGCGCACGAGCGCCGGCAAGAACGCCATCTTCGCACCCGACCTGGCCGACGCTGATCGCACCGCCTTTGCCAGCGCAAATCCGAACCGCATCGCCTTCAAGCATGCACACTCGCAACAGAACCCGGAGAAAGACTGGGGCAGGGCCACCTTGCAGGCGGTGGAGTTTGCCTACTATGTGCTCAACGAGCGCCATGGCGCCACCGCGCGCGACGGGGTTGCCCATCTGGCGCGCCTGAAGCCCGCCAACACCATCACCATCGCGTCGAGCATTTCCAATGGCGCCGGCGCCGCGCTGCTGGCCGCCGAGCAGGATACGAAGGGGCTGATCAGCGGCGTGGCCGCCAGCGAGCCGCAGATCCAGCCGCAGCCATCGACCGCGTACAGCGTGCGCCAGGGGGCGGTGACGGTGGCCGGCCCCGGCCGCGCGCTGTTCGATTATTCCACTTATGCGGCGCTGTACCAGCCCTGCATCGCCTCGGTGGCCGGCAATGCCGGACGCTGCACCGCGCTGGTGGCCAAAGGGTTATTGACTGGCGGCGACCTGGCCTCGCAGCAGCAGGACGCGAAACGGCGCTTGCAGGCCTACGGCTGGCTGGCGGACTCCGACCCCCTGCATGCCTCGCATGCGGGCACGAATATCCTGGTGGCCGTGACGTATGCCTATGCCTACGGAAAATTTTCGGTGACGGATAAAGTGTGCGGCTTCAGCTTTGCGCAGACCGATGCGCTGGGCAATCCCGCCGCTTACACCAATGCGCAGAAGGCGGCCAGCTTCGCCACGCAAAACGGCATCCTCGGCAATGTCATCTATGAAAATGCAGTGGGCGGCGCCAGGGTCTACACGGCGGCCGTCTCGCCGTCGAGCAATCTGGCCGACCAGGCGCTCGATGGTTTTCTTTGCCTGCGCAGCCTGGCGACGGGAAATGACGCCGTCAGCGGTACAGCCCTGACCGGGACACTGGCCGCGCACAGCACGCGCGTGCGCGTCGGCGTGGCGGAGGTGCGGGCCACAGGCAAGCTCAACGGCAAACCGGCGATCATCGTCCAGGGCCGCAGCGATACCCTGATTCCCGTCAACCACGCCTCGCGTGCCTACCTCGGTTTGAACGCGGCGGTGGAGGGCGCCAACAGCAAGCTGCGCTATATCGAGGTCACCAACGCCAACCACTTCGATTCCTTCAGCAGCGCCTTGCCGACGCTGGTGGTGCCGCTGCATGTGTACCTGAATCGCGCGCTCGACGCCATGTATGCGCACCTGCGGTCGAACCAGGCCCTGCCGCCGTCGCAAGTGGTGCGCACGGTGACGCGGCCAGACGCCGGCACGCCGATCACCAACCTGAATGTACCGTCAATTGCCGCCGCGCCCACGGCAGCCAACAGCATCACTTTGACGGGTGCGGTGGTGAACATTCCTGATTAA
- a CDS encoding EAL domain-containing protein, whose product MKPADIPIHPDATVFPYAGCAGCHDSAPLSFAFEYAYQPIVDVATRSIYAYEALVRGPNGESAASVLAQVTDENRYRFDQACRVKAVAGAARLGMQEFLSINFLPNAVYRPEVCIRSTLEAARAHDFPTDKIIFEVTEGERVQDRPHLVNIFQEYRRFGFQTAIDDFGAGYAGLNLLAEYQPDIIKIDMDLVRDIDRHAPRQAIVRSIASLCRELGIKVLAEGIETRAERDFLASCGIALMQGYWFSKPVFQGLAQISDSAWN is encoded by the coding sequence ATGAAGCCTGCAGATATCCCCATCCATCCCGACGCCACCGTGTTTCCCTACGCGGGCTGCGCCGGTTGCCATGACAGCGCGCCGCTGTCGTTCGCGTTCGAGTACGCCTATCAGCCCATCGTCGACGTGGCCACGCGCAGCATCTATGCCTACGAGGCGCTGGTGCGCGGCCCGAATGGCGAAAGCGCCGCCAGCGTGCTGGCACAGGTGACGGACGAAAACCGCTACCGCTTCGACCAGGCTTGCCGCGTGAAAGCCGTGGCGGGCGCCGCGCGCCTGGGCATGCAGGAGTTCCTGTCGATCAATTTCCTGCCGAATGCCGTGTACCGTCCCGAGGTCTGCATCCGCAGCACACTGGAAGCGGCGCGCGCGCATGACTTTCCCACCGACAAGATCATCTTTGAAGTGACGGAAGGCGAACGGGTGCAGGACCGCCCTCACCTGGTCAATATTTTCCAAGAATACCGGCGCTTCGGTTTCCAGACCGCCATCGACGATTTCGGCGCCGGTTATGCCGGCCTGAACCTGCTGGCCGAATACCAGCCCGATATCATCAAGATCGACATGGACCTGGTGCGCGACATCGATCGTCATGCGCCGCGCCAGGCCATCGTGCGCTCGATCGCCAGCCTGTGCCGCGAGCTGGGCATCAAGGTGCTGGCCGAAGGCATCGAGACGCGTGCCGAACGCGACTTCCTGGCCAGCTGCGGCATTGCGCTGATGCAGGGTTACTGGTTTTCAAAACCCGTGTTCCAGGGACTGGCGCAGATATCCGACAGCGCCTGGAATTGA
- a CDS encoding iron-containing alcohol dehydrogenase, protein MAAFQFRTIPHLISEPGASSQLGTHIGLHFPTVRRVLLVTDPGFLSTGLVDTPLRSLQEAGIEVHVFSDVQADPPEAVVLAAVEQARLFHVELVIGLGGGSSMDVAKLIAVLAPGGQALSELYGIGKVQGSRLPLVQVPTTAGTGSEVTNISIVTTGATSKMGVVAPQLYADLAILDARLTLGLPPAVTAATGLDAMVHAIEAYTTAHLKNPLSDMLARQALSLLSSNLVRVCRHGQDLAARQAMLLGAMLAGQAFSNAPVAAVHALAYPIGGMFHVPHGLSNALVLPHVLRFNLGHAIPLYAELAAIVAPQATGSEEARAQALIAALQALAVETGIVRTLRDVGIAKADLDGLAEAAMQQTRLLGNNPRTVTLADARAIYAAAW, encoded by the coding sequence ATGGCCGCCTTTCAGTTTCGCACCATCCCCCATTTGATCAGCGAACCAGGCGCCAGCAGCCAGCTTGGCACACATATAGGCCTGCACTTTCCCACCGTGCGGCGGGTACTGCTGGTGACCGATCCCGGCTTCCTGTCCACGGGGCTGGTCGATACGCCACTGCGCAGCTTGCAGGAAGCGGGCATCGAGGTGCATGTCTTTTCCGATGTGCAAGCCGATCCGCCGGAAGCCGTGGTGCTGGCGGCCGTGGAGCAGGCACGATTGTTTCACGTGGAACTGGTGATCGGCCTCGGTGGCGGCAGTTCGATGGACGTGGCCAAGCTGATCGCCGTGTTGGCGCCTGGTGGGCAGGCACTGAGCGAGCTGTATGGCATCGGCAAGGTACAAGGCTCGCGTCTGCCATTGGTGCAAGTACCCACCACCGCCGGCACAGGATCGGAAGTGACGAATATTTCCATCGTCACCACGGGCGCCACCAGCAAGATGGGCGTGGTGGCGCCACAGCTGTATGCGGACCTGGCCATCCTCGACGCCCGCCTGACCCTGGGCCTGCCGCCAGCCGTGACGGCCGCCACCGGCCTCGATGCGATGGTGCATGCGATCGAGGCCTACACCACGGCGCATCTAAAAAACCCGCTGTCCGACATGCTGGCGCGGCAAGCCCTGTCGCTGTTATCAAGTAACCTGGTGCGCGTGTGCCGCCACGGCCAGGACTTGGCGGCGCGGCAAGCCATGCTGCTGGGCGCCATGCTGGCCGGCCAGGCGTTTTCGAATGCGCCGGTGGCGGCCGTGCACGCCCTCGCCTATCCGATCGGCGGCATGTTTCACGTGCCACATGGCTTGTCGAACGCGCTGGTGCTGCCACACGTGCTGCGCTTCAATCTTGGCCACGCCATACCGTTGTATGCGGAACTGGCGGCCATCGTGGCGCCACAGGCAACGGGCAGCGAAGAGGCGCGCGCGCAAGCGCTGATCGCCGCACTGCAGGCGCTGGCGGTGGAGACCGGCATCGTGCGTACCTTGCGCGACGTGGGGATTGCCAAAGCGGACCTCGATGGGTTGGCCGAGGCCGCCATGCAGCAGACGCGCTTGCTGGGCAATAATCCGCGCACCGTCACCTTGGCCGACGCACGGGCCATCTATGCGGCCGCATGGTGA